Proteins encoded by one window of Enterobacter pseudoroggenkampii:
- the rpmI gene encoding 50S ribosomal protein L35: protein MPKIKTVRGAAKRFKKTGGGGFKRKHANLRHILTKKSTKRKRHLRPKGLVSKGDLGLVIACLPYA from the coding sequence ATGCCAAAAATTAAGACCGTACGCGGTGCTGCTAAGCGCTTCAAAAAAACCGGTGGTGGTGGATTTAAGCGTAAGCACGCAAACCTGCGTCATATTCTGACCAAAAAATCTACTAAGCGTAAACGTCACCTGCGTCCAAAAGGCCTCGTTTCTAAAGGCGATCTGGGTCTGGTTATCGCGTGCCTGCCGTACGCATAA
- the rplT gene encoding 50S ribosomal protein L20: protein MARVKRGVIARARHKKILKQAKGYYGARSRVYRVAFQAVIKAGQYAYRDRRQRKRQFRQLWIARINAAARQNGISYSKFINGLKKASVEIDRKILADIAVFDKVAFTALVEKAKAALA from the coding sequence ATGGCTCGCGTAAAACGTGGTGTAATTGCACGTGCACGTCACAAGAAAATTTTGAAACAAGCTAAAGGCTACTACGGTGCGCGTTCACGCGTTTACCGCGTTGCCTTCCAGGCTGTTATCAAAGCAGGTCAGTACGCTTACCGTGACCGTCGTCAGCGTAAGCGTCAGTTCCGTCAACTGTGGATTGCGCGTATCAACGCAGCAGCACGTCAGAACGGTATTTCTTACAGCAAATTCATCAACGGCCTGAAAAAAGCCTCTGTTGAAATCGACCGTAAGATCCTGGCTGACATCGCAGTATTCGACAAAGTAGCGTTCACCGCTCTGGTCGAAAAAGCGAAAGCAGCACTGGCATAA
- the pheM gene encoding pheST operon leader peptide PheM — MNAAIFRFFFYFST, encoded by the coding sequence ATGAATGCTGCTATTTTCCGCTTCTTCTTTTACTTTAGCACCTGA
- the pheS gene encoding phenylalanine--tRNA ligase subunit alpha, giving the protein MSHLAELVASATAAINQASDVAALDNVRVEYLGKKGHLTLQMTTLRELPPEERPAAGAVINEAKEQVQQALNARKAELESAVLNARLAAETIDVSLPGRRIENGGLHPVTRTIDRIESFFGELGFTVATGPEIEDDYHNFDALNIPGHHPARADHDTFWFDATRLLRTQTSGVQIRTMKDQEPPIRIIAPGRVYRNDYDQTHTPMFHQMEGLIVDKNISFTNLKGTLHDFLNNFFEEDLQVRFRPSYFPFTEPSAEVDVMGKNGKWLEVLGCGMVHPNVLRNVGIDPEVYSGFAFGMGMERLTMLRYGVTDLRAFFENDLRFLKQFK; this is encoded by the coding sequence ATGTCACATCTCGCAGAGCTGGTTGCCAGTGCAACAGCCGCCATTAATCAGGCCTCAGATGTTGCCGCGTTAGACAATGTCCGCGTCGAATATCTTGGGAAGAAAGGGCATCTGACCCTTCAAATGACAACCCTGCGTGAGCTGCCGCCAGAAGAACGCCCGGCTGCGGGTGCGGTGATTAACGAAGCCAAAGAGCAGGTACAGCAGGCGCTGAACGCGCGCAAAGCCGAGCTGGAAAGCGCGGTGCTGAATGCGCGTCTGGCCGCGGAGACGATCGACGTTTCTCTGCCGGGTCGCCGCATCGAAAACGGCGGTCTGCACCCGGTTACCCGCACCATCGATCGCATTGAAAGTTTCTTCGGTGAGCTCGGCTTTACCGTGGCGACTGGCCCGGAAATCGAAGATGATTACCACAACTTCGACGCCCTGAACATTCCAGGCCATCATCCGGCACGCGCTGACCACGACACTTTCTGGTTCGACGCTACGCGTCTGCTGCGTACCCAGACCTCCGGCGTTCAGATCCGTACCATGAAGGATCAGGAGCCGCCAATCCGCATTATCGCGCCGGGCCGCGTCTATCGTAACGACTACGATCAGACTCACACCCCAATGTTCCACCAGATGGAAGGTCTGATCGTTGATAAAAACATCAGCTTTACCAACCTGAAGGGCACGCTGCACGATTTCCTGAACAACTTCTTTGAGGAAGATCTGCAGGTTCGTTTCCGTCCGTCCTACTTCCCGTTCACCGAACCGTCTGCAGAAGTTGACGTGATGGGTAAAAACGGCAAATGGCTGGAAGTGCTGGGCTGCGGCATGGTGCATCCAAACGTGCTGCGCAACGTGGGTATCGATCCGGAAGTTTACTCCGGCTTTGCCTTCGGCATGGGTATGGAGCGTCTGACTATGCTGCGTTACGGCGTGACCGACTTACGTGCATTCTTCGAAAACGATCTGCGTTTCCTCAAACAGTTTAAATAA